The Fusarium oxysporum f. sp. lycopersici 4287 supercont2.34 genomic scaffold, whole genome shotgun sequence genome contains the following window.
TTGAGCATTGAAGACATTCCGAAGAGCACTGTCGGATGGTTGGAATGTTATATATGAGTCTATGGATGGCTGCGTCGATTGCTGTGAGTTTTGAGACGTCTCACTAGCCTGGATAAGTTGCCGGTGTCGATTTTGTGCATGGGTTATGGCATTGCTCGTGTATCCGTTGCTCCAGCGAGTTGAGCAGTGAAGACAGACGTATTCCCTTCGACCATAAGACTTCCGAACCCTTCCAATTtgagtcttgttcttctcaggaTACTCAACACGGAAGAAGCTGTGGAAGTCCCAGCCCAGCCGCTCGATGGCTGTTAATTGAGCAGATGTTGAACTGATAGGCGATGAGCTAGCCATAGTCGAGATTCTAGGAATAAGTGCTTAAGTATATGGCACCCTAATGGTGCCTAAAGCGTCTAGGATTTGCAGTGAGATTCGCAGTATCAAAACAATAGAGACAGGGCAGCTCGGCCATAGCATTGATTGAAAAAGTCATCACTCGCATGTGGAAAATATCGAATCGAAGAAACCTCTTAATTTCTATCTAATGAGGGACTGGGAGCTGGCTTCTTGTAGCTATGTTTCGTCATAAGCAGCATTGATGGCCTTTAGGCAGCCGTGTGCTGCCTTGCGCTAGTTGTGATGCGGCGTTCGTGCTGTCCGTGAAACTATTCACGACAGTTATCCTTGGCCGTGACAGAGCTTATCCGAGGAGTAAAGAGAACATAAACTTATATGCCTGTCTGCTAACGGTGGGCATCTAAGAGCCATAAGTGTGCCACGGGTCGTAGCCATCAGTGACTGGACTGCTGAACCTCTGGTTCTCAACTTTGAGCATCTGGCTCGAAGTGATGTCGGCCTAGTCGGCGGTAAGAATTCCTCCTTGGGCGAAATGATTCGAGCCCTTGGACCCAAAGGAATTCCAGTGCCACCAGGCTTCGCGACATCCTCCTATGCCTATTGGCACTATGTCGATGCCAATAACATCCGCGGCAAAATCGATGAACTGGTCAGTCAATGGCAGGCTGGTCATCAGACCCTTGCTGAGGCAGGCCATGCCATACGGAACTTGTTCCTGCGTGGAACTTGGCCAGCTGATACTGCAGAGGCCATCTTGTCCGGCTATCGCGACCTGTGCGATAAAGCTCAGGTTGACAATCTGAGCGTTGCAGTACGATCTAGCGCAACAGCTGAAGATCTTCCTGATGCTAGTTTCGCTGGACAGCAGGAAACATACTTGAATGTTCAAGGGGACGATGCACTGCTAGATGCCTGTCGACGATGCTACGCTTCACTTTTCACAGACCGAGCCATCAGCTATCGCCAAATTAAGGAGTTCAGCCATGCAAGCGTGGCTCTCTCCATCGGAGTACAACAAATGGTTCGTTCTGACATCGGCGGTTCGGGCGTCATGTTCTCTATCGATACAGAGAGTGGATTCGACAAGATTGTGCTCATCAATGCTGCCTGGGGCCTTGGAGAGAATGTTGTTCAGGGCACTGTCAACCCAGATGAGTACCAAGTTTTCAAGCCTCTCTTGGCCAATATGAACCTTACGCTAATTCTAAGCAAGAAACTCGGCGACAAGTCAATCAAGATGGTTTATGGGGATAAGTACAGACCGACACGGCTGCCTTTAAGACCTACAAGGTCGGTGAACGTGGTCATACCTTAACCACGGGACTGTCTATTGGCGATAAAGCAGTTTCTGGGCGTACCTGCTTGCTCACTTCGGTGTCGGACATGGACAAGTTTATCGATGGCTCGATTCTGGTAACCGAGGCTACAGACCCTGACTGGGTTCCTGTCATGAAGCGAGCTGCCGCTATCATCACAGACCAAGGTGGGCGTACTTCTCACGCCGCCATTGTCAGTCGAGAATTAGGTGTTCCAGCGGTAGTGGGTACAGGAAATGCCACCTACGTTCTGCACACTGGCCAGGATGTCACTGTATCGTGTGCAGAAGGTGATTCAGGTCTCGTCTATGATGGCATCTCGGAGATCACCACCCAGATGGTTCACATATCTGAACTCCCTTCGGTCCGAACAAAGATCATGCTGAATCTGGCCAACCCTGCAGCTGCATACCGCTGGTGGAGAATCCCAGTCGATGGCATCGGACTTGCTCGTATGGAATTTGTAGTCAGCAATGCTATACAAGTCCATCCTATGGCTCTTATTCACTTTGAGCATCTCAAGGATGAACAAGCCAAGAGAGAGATTGACAAGTTGACGACAGGCTATGCCTACAAGCCTGATTACTTTGTCGACAAGTTGGCATCCGGCCTTGCAACTCTGTGTTCCGCTGTCTACCCCAAACCAGCCATCATCAGGATGAGCGATTTCAAGACGAACGAGTATGCTCGTCTGATAGGTGGTGCTGAGTTTGAACTGAAAGAGGAGAATCCCATGATTGGATTTCGTGGGGCATCACGCTATTACTCACCTCGCTATAAGGAGGGCTTTGCTCTGGAATGCCGGGCTGTCAAGAGGGTACGAGAGGAAATGGGTCTCACCAATGCCATCGTCATGATACCCTTCTGTCGAACAATCAAAGAAGCCCGAAAGGTGCTAGACGTTATGGAAGAGAACGGTCTaaagagaggagagaatgGTCTCAAGGTCTATGTCATGTGCGAGATTCCATCCAATGTCATCCTAGCCTCGAGCTTCACCAAGCACTTTGACGGCTTCTCTATTGGATCTAACGACCTGGCCCAGCTCACACTCGGTGTAGACCGGGACTCGAGAGAGTTGGCGAGTTTGTTCAACGAGCAGGATGAGGCTGTCAAGTGGATGATTGCTAGAGCCATTGAAGTGGCTCGTCGGGAAGGATGCAAGATTGGGCTATGTGGAGAGGCACCGAGCAATCATCCTGAGTTTGCTAAATTCTTGGTTGATGCGGGAATTGATTCTATCTCTGTCAGCCCGGATAGTTTTGTTCAGGTTATGAAACACGTGGTGGCTAGTGAACGGGGCTCGTAATTATATATGTAGTTATCATTAACGTAGATGATAAGCGGGTGTTACAGATAAGCGAGTGTTACAAAAATCCCTCATACACCTCACTttctatctgatcaattaattctcaaccacccAATATGCCACAATTAAATGAAGAGGCTAGaattcttcttgctcttcaggcGCTCCAAAATAACCCTAAGTTAAAGCTCCGACGAGCTGCagagatatataaagttGGTCCTATGAAGCTATGGCGCCGACGCAAAGGCATACTCTCTATACATGATACTATCCCAAAGTCGCGgaaactatctgatctagaGGAACAGATCATAGTTCAGTATATTCTCGACCTcgattcgcgaggatttcctcctcggcatcgtggtgttgaagaaatggccaatcgACTGCTTGCTGATCGCGATGCATCACCAgttggcaagcgctgggctatTAATTTCGTTAAGCGGCAACCAGAGCTTAAGACGCGTTTTCagcggagatatgactatcaAAGGGCTAGATGTgaagatccgactattattcgCAATTGGTTCAGGCTCGTACAGAATACAATCGCGAAGTATggtatccgatcagatgatatctataactttgatgagaccggcTTTATGATAGGCATGATTGGAAGCGGTATAGTTATTACAGGCGCAGAGAGGCGTGGAAAGCCAAAATCtgtgcagcctggaaatcggGAATGGGTTACAGTTATCcaggcgattaatgcggaAGGCCGGGCGATTGATCCATTTATCGTGGTTgcaggccaatatcaccttgccaattggtaccgagaaagcaacctcccggCCACTTGGGCTATCGCTACgacccaaaatggctggacagataaTGAGACGGGTctcgagtggctaaagcactttaacCGATGCACAACTAACCGATCAACTGGTCCCTATCGCCTTCTAATCCTTGATGGTCacgaaagccaccactcgGCCGATTTCCAGATATATTGTGAGGAGAATAATATTatcacgctctgtatgccgcctcattcatctcatctacttcagcctcttgacgtcgggtgctttgggctgctgaaaaaggcatatggtcgagaaattgagcatctgatcagaaGCTCTATAACGCatatttccaagaccgagttcttcccggCCTTTTATGCCGCTTTTCAGGCCACTATGACCGAGAAGAATATTAAGGGAGGTTTTAAGGGAGCTGGCCTTGTTCCTTTTGACCCAGAAAGTGTAgtctcaaagcttgatgtgcagctacggactccaacgcctgctgaggaggaagcaGGCCAGGCACAACCTTGGActtcaaagaccccaaagacgGCAATTGAGGCccaatctcagtctgaataccttgAAAGGCGAATCAGAAGGCATAAGagcagctccccagagtcaataaTTGAAGCTTTAAAGTCAAATACTAAAGCAACAAAGGCAGTTATGCATGAGGTTGTCTTATTGAGGAGTGAGCTCCGAaatcttcgagatgcaaatgagatactaagccggcgccgAACGACAAAAAGGACTAGATTACAGCAAGGAGGGGCGATGACTGTACAGGAAGCATCAcaagtaattgatcagatggatgttgatacaCAGCTAGTGAGGGaatcatcgagaagtggtAATCAAGCAAGGTCGATGCGACCGGGTATTCGGCGTTGTGGGGTATGCGGCAAAGCCGGCCATAATGtaaggacctgtcaggtagtTATTGAGACCCctggggaagagtatagtgAGTGATtttaattgatcagatagtttATGTTGTTTTTAAATGGATTGAAAGTATaaaggttgagatttttgaCTCGCTCACTTGTCTGACCCACTcacttatcaaccacgttatgTAGTTATCATTAGTGATATATATTTGTTAGTAATAGTCGAGGCCGATCAATTTGACTCTGTCATCGTATATCTGATTTGCTTGTAGATCCATTCCGCATTG
Protein-coding sequences here:
- a CDS encoding pyruvate, water dikinase (At least one base has a quality score < 10), whose protein sequence is MIRALGPKGIPVPPGFATSSYAYWHYVDANNIRGKIDELVSQWQAGHQTLAEAGHAIRNLFLRGTWPADTAEAILSGYRDLCDKAQVDNLSVAVRSSATAEDLPDASFAGQQETYLNVQGDDALLDACRRCYASLFTDRAISYRQIKEFSHASVALSIGVQQMVRSDIGGSGVMFSIDTESGFDKIVLINAAWGLGENVVQGTVNPDEYQVFKPLLANMNLTLILSKKLGDKSIKMTYKVGERGHTLTTGLSIGDKAVSGRTCLLTSVSDMDKFIDGSILVTEATDPDWVPVMKRAAAIITDQGGRTSHAAIVSRELGVPAVVGTGNATYVLHTGQDVTVSCAEGDSGLVYDGISEITTQMVHISELPSVRTKIMLNLANPAAAYRWWRIPVDGIGLARMEFVVSNAIQVHPMALIHFEHLKDEQAKREIDKLTTGYAYKPDYFVDKLASGLATLCSAVYPKPAIIRMSDFKTNEYARLIGGAEFELKEENPMIGFRGASRYYSPRYKEGFALECRAVKRVREEMGLTNAIVMIPFCRTIKEARKVLDVMEENGLKRGENGLKVYVMCEIPSNVILASSFTKHFDGFSIGSNDLAQLTLGVDRDSRELASLFNEQDEAVKWMIARAIEVARREGCKIGLCGEAPSNHPEFAKFLVDAGIDSISVSPDSFVQVMKHVVASERGS